A window of the Haloquadratum walsbyi C23 genome harbors these coding sequences:
- a CDS encoding NAD-binding protein, which produces MFQFINNSQCRDSQTTHFVLGDNHTGVAIAERLQMDGQSVTMVNETDTSDTVAVIQGSPTDIELLIESGLGTAKSVIIGTQSDARNFLIAQLVRAHFDVPQITVLVYDPERLSAVAEAGHEPLCVTTVVSETVVEHV; this is translated from the coding sequence ATGTTTCAATTTATCAATAATTCTCAGTGTAGGGATTCACAAACAACTCATTTTGTGTTAGGTGACAACCACACGGGAGTGGCAATAGCCGAACGGCTACAGATGGACGGGCAGAGCGTTACAATGGTGAATGAGACTGATACCTCCGATACCGTCGCTGTAATTCAAGGCAGTCCAACGGATATTGAACTTCTCATCGAATCAGGACTAGGGACAGCAAAATCAGTAATCATTGGGACTCAATCAGATGCGCGGAACTTCCTCATTGCACAACTAGTCCGGGCTCACTTCGATGTCCCACAGATCACTGTGCTTGTGTACGACCCCGAGCGGCTCTCAGCAGTTGCTGAGGCTGGTCATGAACCACTTTGTGTGACGACTGTGGTATCCGAGACAGTCGTGGAGCATGTATGA
- a CDS encoding YeiH family protein: MVTVEALRRLAPGLGVLFALGLLARGITAIIPIGSHLIVVIGLGVFMANTLGIPDWAVAGVKTHSLWLEVGIILMGVTIAFQQVVDAGLQVLLIVGVAVCATVLVVEVLAREFFDIPEKIGSLLAAGSGICGVSAVAAVAGSIKPDQQQIAYAAATVLLFDAITLIIYPTVGHLLGLSDFVFGIWAGTTMFSTGPVTAAGFAYSRNAGEWAVLVKLTRNAFIGVVVIGYVLYYSRRGSTDATVDHTWRYLWESFPKFIIGFVVLMILGSAGVLSDTQITALDNASNWLFLVAFAGLGLSIDIGELRESGIKPVGVVSISLLLVSGLTLSALLYLF, encoded by the coding sequence GTGGTGACGGTGGAAGCACTACGTCGCCTTGCTCCCGGACTGGGGGTTCTTTTTGCACTCGGTCTGCTTGCTCGTGGTATTACTGCAATAATTCCGATAGGAAGTCATCTCATCGTTGTTATCGGACTGGGTGTATTCATGGCTAACACACTCGGCATTCCCGATTGGGCAGTTGCTGGAGTCAAGACACACAGCCTCTGGTTGGAAGTAGGAATTATTTTGATGGGTGTCACGATTGCCTTTCAGCAGGTTGTCGATGCTGGACTACAGGTGCTTTTAATCGTTGGAGTCGCTGTCTGTGCGACCGTGCTAGTTGTTGAAGTGCTTGCACGTGAATTTTTTGATATCCCTGAGAAAATTGGCTCACTGCTTGCAGCAGGCTCAGGTATCTGTGGTGTCTCAGCAGTTGCTGCAGTTGCTGGAAGCATCAAGCCTGATCAGCAACAGATCGCGTACGCGGCTGCTACAGTCCTATTATTCGATGCTATTACACTTATTATCTATCCGACCGTCGGTCATCTTCTCGGGCTTTCCGATTTTGTCTTCGGCATCTGGGCAGGGACAACAATGTTCAGCACTGGACCGGTCACCGCCGCCGGATTTGCTTACTCGCGAAACGCGGGTGAATGGGCAGTGCTAGTCAAACTCACCCGGAACGCGTTTATCGGCGTTGTGGTCATCGGTTATGTACTTTACTACAGTCGACGCGGATCAACAGACGCAACCGTCGATCATACGTGGCGATACCTCTGGGAGAGTTTCCCGAAGTTCATTATCGGCTTTGTGGTTCTCATGATCCTCGGGAGTGCCGGAGTTCTCTCGGACACACAGATCACTGCGCTCGATAACGCGTCGAACTGGTTATTTCTCGTTGCATTCGCCGGGTTAGGACTGAGTATCGATATCGGTGAACTCCGCGAATCAGGAATCAAGCCGGTGGGTGTCGTTTCAATTAGCTTGCTTCTAGTGAGCGGTCTCACGCTGAGTGCGCTTCTCTATCTCTTTTGA
- a CDS encoding amino acid permease, with protein sequence MKKLERDLGLSSVLAISVGAMIGSGVFILPALALEIAGPAVIVAYALAGVLVVPAALSKSEMATAMPEAGGTYIYIERGMGPLLGTIAGVGTWFSLSFKGALALVGGVPYLLLLFDLPLKPVALGLAAVLILINIAGAKQTGRLQIVIVVIMLAALGWFAAGSASEVTSANYASFFADGIGGLLAATGLVFVSYAGVTKVASVAEEVEKPGRNIPLGILGSLAFTTVLYVVIVTVLIGVTDLTSIAGSVTPVAVAAESTLGEFGVIIVILAAILALISTANAGILSSSRYPFAMSRDKLAPPSLSTVSERFGTPVSSITLTGAVLLVLIAFVPILDIAKLASAFQILVFGLINLAVIAFREGSTEYKPEFTSPLYPWMQIFGTITGLLLLTQMGSVAIGGAVVIIVGSIGWYLLYVRSRVSREGAATDAVRRRVGEDILIETESMIDDSPREVLVALTKNLDSDREQSLISIAADLVRPDDGRVVTVRFEEVPDQTPLTENIAMQSSSDISYESRINSLSAKFDVDIEADEIVSHDTKHAVVNFADNRGVDSIVTEHEPLRLRSRVLDDPIDWVVRHSPCDVLLVDNLGYNRPEQVVLSGGGGPYPPPAVNVAEAIATANKSDISLWYPADPNETDKYRQAINDYRIALSEMLPVSVQVESPRADGGRPSNPDVVVRRGNVERLRSVLSNDTLIFPRPGCTTITVYPHNAGQSRLIRWLFERLTF encoded by the coding sequence ATGAAGAAGCTTGAACGTGATCTCGGGCTTTCATCAGTACTTGCAATAAGCGTCGGTGCGATGATTGGGAGTGGCGTTTTCATCTTGCCTGCCCTTGCTCTTGAAATCGCAGGTCCCGCAGTGATTGTTGCATACGCGCTTGCAGGTGTGCTTGTTGTACCGGCAGCCCTCTCAAAATCCGAGATGGCAACTGCAATGCCGGAGGCTGGAGGAACATACATATATATTGAGCGAGGAATGGGTCCGTTACTTGGTACTATTGCCGGTGTTGGTACATGGTTTTCGCTCTCATTCAAGGGAGCACTTGCCCTTGTCGGCGGTGTTCCATACTTACTCTTATTATTTGATCTTCCACTAAAGCCAGTTGCGCTGGGTCTCGCAGCAGTATTAATACTGATAAATATCGCTGGAGCAAAACAAACAGGGCGTTTACAGATTGTAATTGTCGTCATTATGCTTGCTGCCCTTGGTTGGTTCGCGGCCGGGAGCGCCTCTGAAGTTACCTCGGCTAACTATGCGAGTTTCTTTGCAGATGGAATTGGTGGGCTTCTGGCTGCAACTGGATTAGTCTTCGTCTCATATGCAGGTGTCACAAAAGTTGCTAGTGTTGCAGAGGAAGTTGAGAAGCCAGGTCGCAATATTCCTCTCGGTATTCTCGGTTCGCTCGCATTTACAACCGTTCTATACGTGGTAATCGTGACAGTATTGATTGGTGTAACAGATTTGACGAGTATCGCAGGATCGGTAACGCCGGTAGCGGTCGCCGCGGAGTCGACACTCGGGGAATTTGGTGTCATCATCGTCATTCTTGCAGCCATCCTCGCGCTAATTTCAACGGCTAATGCGGGAATTCTCTCTTCATCACGTTATCCATTCGCAATGAGCCGAGATAAACTCGCTCCGCCGTCTCTTTCGACGGTGAGTGAACGGTTTGGGACACCTGTATCCTCAATTACACTTACCGGGGCAGTATTACTGGTGCTGATCGCATTCGTTCCAATCCTTGATATCGCCAAACTCGCAAGCGCATTCCAAATCCTGGTGTTTGGGCTCATTAATCTAGCCGTTATTGCATTTCGTGAGGGCAGTACCGAATACAAGCCAGAGTTTACCTCACCACTCTATCCCTGGATGCAGATATTCGGTACCATCACTGGTTTGCTCCTGTTAACTCAGATGGGATCAGTTGCCATCGGAGGAGCGGTCGTGATCATTGTCGGGAGTATTGGCTGGTATCTACTTTATGTACGGTCACGGGTATCCCGGGAGGGAGCAGCGACAGATGCTGTCCGACGACGTGTCGGTGAAGACATACTCATAGAAACTGAATCGATGATAGACGATTCTCCACGCGAAGTGCTTGTTGCGCTCACGAAAAATCTCGATTCAGATCGGGAGCAGTCATTGATTAGTATTGCTGCCGACCTTGTTCGCCCTGACGATGGTCGTGTGGTCACTGTTCGGTTCGAGGAGGTGCCAGACCAGACCCCTCTGACCGAGAATATAGCAATGCAATCTTCATCAGATATCTCGTATGAGTCTCGGATTAACTCACTCTCAGCGAAATTTGATGTTGATATTGAAGCCGACGAAATCGTGAGCCATGACACAAAACACGCAGTCGTCAATTTTGCAGATAACCGTGGAGTGGACTCAATAGTAACTGAACATGAGCCACTACGGCTTCGCTCTCGAGTGCTTGACGACCCAATCGACTGGGTTGTTCGTCATTCACCATGTGATGTTCTTCTAGTAGATAATCTTGGATATAACCGTCCAGAGCAGGTCGTCCTCTCGGGAGGCGGTGGACCATATCCCCCGCCAGCGGTAAACGTCGCCGAAGCCATCGCTACTGCAAATAAAAGCGATATTTCGCTTTGGTATCCCGCTGATCCAAATGAGACGGATAAGTATAGACAGGCAATTAATGACTATCGGATTGCGCTCTCAGAGATGCTTCCTGTCTCAGTTCAGGTTGAATCTCCCAGAGCTGATGGCGGACGACCGTCCAATCCCGATGTAGTGGTGCGACGGGGCAATGTTGAGAGACTTCGATCTGTATTATCTAATGATACTCTAATTTTTCCGAGACCAGGATGTACAACAATAACCGTGTATCCACATAACGCGGGTCAGTCACGACTCATACGCTGGCTATTTGAGCGCCTTACATTTTAG
- a CDS encoding urease accessory protein UreF, which yields MTDSKALLTAMRFADSMLPVGTYTASYGIEQYLNEGSVETAEQLGDLIEGYLHGVIGPAEIVALGHAHRAATTGDCNEMQAADERLGAATLPVEFRESSKKAGGKLLELLDDSNDNLLADTDTETDGSIVEYIADYQDGRTAGYLPVVLGVVCQASGLECREAALVSAYGTVTGLLAAAQRLGRFGHTAIQTQLSNLFPVIETICTEYHDVDLHAIYSFAPLVDVMGMNHERADRRLFSS from the coding sequence ATGACTGATTCAAAAGCATTACTCACGGCAATGCGGTTTGCAGATTCAATGTTACCGGTCGGCACATACACCGCCTCATATGGTATCGAACAGTATCTCAACGAAGGTAGTGTTGAAACCGCCGAACAACTCGGTGATCTCATTGAAGGATACCTCCATGGTGTAATCGGTCCAGCAGAAATTGTTGCACTTGGACACGCTCATCGGGCAGCCACGACTGGTGATTGTAACGAGATGCAAGCCGCTGATGAGCGGCTTGGAGCGGCAACACTGCCGGTGGAGTTTCGGGAGAGTTCAAAAAAAGCTGGTGGAAAGCTGCTTGAGTTACTTGACGATAGCAACGATAATTTGCTTGCCGACACGGATACAGAGACTGATGGGTCAATAGTTGAATACATAGCAGATTATCAGGACGGTCGGACTGCGGGATATCTCCCAGTTGTTCTTGGGGTAGTGTGTCAGGCATCCGGTCTTGAATGCCGCGAAGCGGCATTAGTGAGTGCATATGGCACAGTCACCGGATTACTTGCGGCAGCGCAGCGACTTGGTCGGTTTGGGCATACAGCGATTCAAACGCAGCTCTCTAATTTGTTCCCGGTTATCGAAACTATCTGTACAGAATATCATGATGTTGATCTTCATGCGATATACTCATTCGCTCCACTTGTTGATGTGATGGGTATGAATCATGAACGGGCTGACCGGCGACTTTTCAGTAGTTAA
- the ureE gene encoding urease accessory protein UreE, with product MKRIDGIIGNVNDDPALASAVAGHEQADTLETVVLDDTERRRSRIRVTTDAGTDLGILVDQPELTAGDILLLNTSRAVIVAFKPRDAFVIDFSSSQVAVSTAFKLGHRIGNQHWNIAIDNKTIYIPVEADHAIIEEVLGSYIPDEATTYYETVDAKRFLEDDNNISANAHNSAGNHEQTDHNMTVDKDGHDHEHNHDHDNKHNQTDCTNTNIDHNHTHTHAQDSSSDPDSTSADSLGDDT from the coding sequence ATGAAGCGAATTGATGGCATTATCGGCAATGTCAATGACGACCCTGCTCTTGCCAGTGCAGTCGCCGGTCATGAGCAGGCTGACACACTAGAGACAGTCGTGCTTGATGATACTGAACGGAGACGCTCACGAATTCGTGTGACAACAGACGCGGGAACCGATTTGGGTATTCTTGTTGACCAACCAGAGCTCACTGCTGGCGATATATTGCTACTTAATACTAGTCGTGCTGTTATTGTTGCGTTTAAGCCTCGAGACGCGTTTGTCATTGACTTCTCAAGCTCGCAGGTAGCAGTCTCAACGGCATTTAAACTTGGACATCGAATCGGAAATCAACACTGGAATATCGCTATCGATAACAAAACGATTTATATCCCAGTTGAGGCTGATCACGCGATTATTGAGGAGGTACTTGGATCGTATATCCCCGATGAAGCAACAACGTATTATGAGACGGTCGACGCTAAACGGTTCCTTGAGGATGACAACAACATAAGTGCAAACGCACACAACAGCGCTGGTAATCACGAACAAACGGATCATAATATGACCGTCGATAAAGACGGGCACGATCACGAACATAATCATGACCACGATAATAAACATAATCAGACCGACTGCACCAATACGAACATAGATCACAATCATACTCACACCCATGCACAGGACAGTAGCTCTGACCCAGACTCGACATCAGCCGATTCACTCGGTGATGATACATAA
- the ureG gene encoding urease accessory protein UreG, translating into MGYRDVAKVGLGGPVGSGKTALVQQLVPRLDDAGYDLGVIANDIMTQEDAQRLQSSFAGQIEKDLIAGVETGACPHTGIREDPSMNLDKIDEFSESHPELDVVLIESGGDNLAATFNPELADYFIFVISVAEGDDIPRKRGPGITQADLLVINKTDLAPHVDVSLEVLQEDAMEVRGDNPTAFTNCKTGEGIDDIMDIIERSVLFA; encoded by the coding sequence ATGGGGTATAGAGATGTCGCGAAAGTCGGACTTGGCGGTCCTGTCGGATCAGGAAAGACTGCGCTTGTACAGCAACTTGTCCCACGACTTGATGACGCTGGCTATGATTTGGGGGTCATCGCAAATGATATTATGACGCAGGAGGACGCGCAACGGTTACAATCATCGTTTGCCGGTCAGATTGAAAAGGATCTCATTGCCGGTGTCGAAACCGGAGCATGCCCTCATACTGGCATTCGTGAGGACCCATCGATGAATCTTGATAAGATTGATGAATTCAGTGAAAGCCATCCTGAGTTAGATGTCGTCCTGATTGAATCCGGCGGTGATAACCTTGCAGCAACATTCAATCCCGAGCTTGCGGATTATTTCATTTTTGTTATTTCAGTGGCTGAAGGTGACGATATCCCGCGGAAACGTGGACCTGGAATCACACAGGCTGATCTACTGGTCATCAATAAAACAGACCTTGCACCGCACGTCGATGTTAGTCTTGAGGTGCTTCAAGAAGATGCAATGGAAGTTCGCGGTGATAACCCCACAGCGTTCACGAATTGTAAAACCGGAGAAGGAATTGACGATATAATGGATATAATTGAACGGAGCGTCCTGTTCGCGTGA
- a CDS encoding arsenate-mycothiol transferase ArsC — protein MTESTESETLRIAFVCVQNAGRSQMVYSFAQREVEQRGLEDATELITGGTRPADHVHDEVVRAMRVVGIDLSGRTPREITFEETQESDYVITMGCSADDVCPAGWAGESRDWNLNDPDGKSAAEVGRIRNEVERRVTDLFDEVEPQL, from the coding sequence ATGACTGAGAGCACAGAATCCGAAACGCTGAGAATTGCCTTCGTCTGCGTGCAGAATGCAGGCCGGTCGCAGATGGTCTACTCGTTCGCACAGCGAGAAGTGGAACAGCGAGGACTCGAGGACGCAACCGAACTCATCACTGGCGGAACACGCCCTGCCGACCACGTCCACGACGAGGTCGTCCGAGCTATGCGCGTAGTCGGAATCGATCTCTCGGGGCGGACGCCACGGGAGATTACGTTCGAGGAAACCCAGGAGAGCGACTATGTCATCACGATGGGTTGTTCAGCCGATGACGTCTGTCCCGCAGGATGGGCTGGAGAAAGCCGCGATTGGAATCTCAACGACCCGGACGGGAAGTCGGCTGCTGAGGTCGGTCGCATCCGCAACGAGGTCGAACGACGCGTCACCGACCTCTTTGACGAAGTCGAACCCCAGCTCTGA
- a CDS encoding urease accessory protein UreD, whose amino-acid sequence MSTDSDHTHPIPPAFQEYDTQKLRQSPAFGHGKHGIADLVVGREDDKPTRLLSDFLRVPYHLSGTLDSDPVDELITVCLQDPTGAITQGDRHSLTVTARPDAHAHITNQSASKVQTMKASYAHLEATLIAESGAYLEYLPEPTILNEDARCLQTTTVEMAPDATVIVGDVFVPDGLSAHEPFSFDHYHSRTDARVEQRLICADAVNLQPAQRDPRNLATIGEYTVIGTLYVFSPSADVEAIAEMVHQRLTDHEGAAGVSTLRDEAGITVRVLGDRSTDVTAAIEAAWDETRRELLGVGAPLGDR is encoded by the coding sequence GTGAGTACCGATAGCGATCACACGCACCCAATCCCACCGGCATTCCAAGAGTATGATACACAGAAGCTACGACAATCGCCTGCATTCGGTCATGGAAAACACGGAATTGCCGACCTTGTCGTTGGTCGTGAAGATGATAAGCCAACTCGACTTCTATCAGATTTTCTCCGGGTGCCGTATCATCTTTCAGGGACGCTTGACAGCGATCCAGTTGACGAGTTGATAACAGTCTGTTTGCAGGACCCAACTGGTGCAATTACCCAAGGCGACCGTCATAGCCTCACTGTCACAGCACGTCCAGATGCACACGCACACATAACAAATCAAAGTGCGTCAAAAGTACAGACAATGAAAGCCAGTTATGCACATCTCGAGGCAACGTTGATTGCTGAATCAGGAGCATATCTTGAATATCTGCCCGAACCAACGATTCTCAATGAGGATGCTCGATGTCTGCAGACAACAACTGTTGAGATGGCTCCGGATGCAACTGTGATTGTTGGCGATGTGTTTGTCCCCGATGGGCTCTCCGCACATGAGCCATTCAGTTTCGATCATTATCACAGTCGCACCGATGCGAGGGTTGAACAGCGTCTTATCTGTGCTGATGCTGTCAATCTCCAACCTGCTCAACGTGATCCTCGTAATTTGGCAACTATTGGCGAGTATACCGTCATTGGCACTTTATATGTTTTCTCGCCGAGCGCTGATGTTGAGGCAATCGCAGAAATGGTTCATCAACGACTGACCGATCACGAGGGTGCTGCTGGTGTCTCGACCCTTCGGGATGAAGCCGGTATTACTGTGCGTGTTCTTGGTGACCGGAGTACAGATGTAACAGCCGCAATTGAGGCTGCATGGGATGAAACCCGCAGAGAATTGCTTGGTGTTGGCGCACCACTTGGAGACCGTTAA